Proteins encoded by one window of Ruminococcaceae bacterium R-25:
- a CDS encoding DNA-binding response OmpR family regulator: MAKQKVFLVDDDSDILALNRDFLESEGYDVVTATNCADALEKIKLHSFSCIVLDVMLPDGSAFDLAPKIKDYTDCPIIFLTAKDQQEDVINGFKVGADDYITKPYSLPELSLRINVHIKRNMKSEGFLVEYPPLRINIKTREVTLKEKPLHLTNREFDILCLLAETPNVIVPFTRIYSHVWGDDSPCDNHLVMVNISYLRKKMEKIAPEITFVKTEWGIGYSFAYPPVKNSMNTQF, from the coding sequence ATGGCAAAGCAAAAAGTATTCCTTGTAGATGACGATAGTGACATCTTGGCACTTAACCGTGATTTCCTTGAGAGCGAAGGTTATGACGTCGTAACAGCAACAAATTGCGCTGATGCACTTGAGAAAATCAAACTTCATAGTTTCTCATGCATTGTTTTGGACGTTATGCTTCCTGACGGAAGCGCATTTGATCTCGCACCTAAGATCAAAGATTACACAGATTGTCCTATCATCTTCCTTACAGCAAAGGATCAGCAGGAGGATGTTATCAACGGATTTAAGGTTGGTGCTGATGACTACATCACAAAGCCTTATTCACTTCCTGAGTTAAGCCTCAGAATCAACGTTCACATTAAGCGTAATATGAAGAGCGAGGGATTCCTTGTAGAGTATCCGCCGCTCCGCATCAATATCAAGACACGTGAGGTTACTCTTAAGGAGAAGCCTTTGCATCTTACAAACCGTGAGTTCGATATCCTCTGCCTCCTCGCTGAGACACCTAATGTTATCGTTCCTTTCACAAGAATCTATTCTCACGTTTGGGGTGACGATTCACCGTGCGACAACCATCTCGTAATGGTTAACATCTCTTACTTGAGAAAGAAGATGGAGAAGATCGCACCTGAGATCACATTCGTTAAAACTGAGTGGGGTATCGGATATTCATTCGCTTATCCGCCGGTAAAGAACAGCATGAACACTCAGTTCTAA